The DNA window CATATGTGGAAAACTCTCAACTTCCTAATACAGTGTGTGTGTAAtctaattaagataatttatatCGAGTCTGTTTGGaatatcaataaatttgattatgtaGTTTAATCATTCCTTAAGTTTGGAATTTcaataaacaattttttgtaCCATGATCAACAAACCTGACAAAAGTCTTCTCATTCGTATATATTTTCAAACGAGTCCCTGGAAGCCCACCAAGATTTTTCCTACGAAAAACCCCAGTAAACAGCTAATGGGTAAGAATCTTGGTTTCTCTCTCGCTTGGAAGGTTTTTTTAGATCTGATTTTTCTTAATCTGTGTTGTTGTTATTGACATTTTTATGGGTTTTGTGGGCAGATAGATTGTTGTGACATGAATGCTAGAATTCCCATTGATTCAGATACTATGATATGAAAAATGTTAGTTTGAGCTTTAATGTAAATTGTTGTGAATTCATGTTCTGCAAACGTTTGTTGAATTAAGAGACATATTAAACCCTGATTAGAATTGCTGATTTGGTATTGAGATGTCTGAAACTTAAAAGAATGACTTATAAATGCATTGGGTCAAAAACATTTCATAGGAAACAATAAATGTCAAGTTTTGAGGTTTGTTTTGGAGCTAGAGCCTTATTTGGGTTATGGTATATTCCATTGATGGGTTTTTGAGAGTTTTGGACGATTCTCGTTCAGAATTCTTATTATCTTTTGATGGATCTTATGAAACGAAAgcaacattaaattatttttaagatcaATTTACTTAGTGATTAAGAGCACGAGACAATGATTCAATTTGTAACCTAGTAAGGTAACAAGTTTTGGAAAGAAATTTGTCTACAATATCAAATGATTCATATTCGAATTTTACTTAAAACGTTCTAAATTACTCGAAGTCATTTAAAACCTATGGTGTGAAAGACTCTTGGTAGATGAGatatatataagaaagactGGTTGATAGACCAAGACAATTGTATTGTCTATTAAGAAAAGGATTGCATTTGAAGGCTTGCCATGAAAATAGAATTGGAAACAACTTTTGTGACCTTTGCCTAATTTTCAAGTCCTTTGCCTAGGTTTGCGGGGTTTTCAACCAATAAAATACTGACATATGTTACCGTTGCTTTAGGACTGAAAGGGACAAAAAAACCTGATTGCCAGCTCGGAACTAATTCTATGGTTTAAGGGTCAACCCTTGAGTTAATTAACTAACCTTGGTTTGGTTAAAGAATTGGTGAAAAATCTTCAATACAAATTCTATTTTACATGTTTGTCTTAATACAAATTTAAGGGTAAAAAAACATGATGTAAAGGATGATGGTGGAGATAAGATAAACTAAGATTGTCAATCATGTACCAAACTAAGGGAGGAAGATAAGATTGCATAGTGCCATAAATTATATGAGgagaaaagaaagagaataatAGTGGAGATAAAGCCACCATTACTATGGGGTAATGTTTGAGACAATGTTGGAGATGGACTTGATGTGGATAAGTAAGCATTCGTAACTTGATTGTCATCGTGGATGTGACGATTGTCGAAAGATGAGGGGAGAATCCcgttactttatatatatttctgtgcATGAGTAACTCGTGATTTTTGCTAAGCAATTATCTAATTGAAGCTTTAatacttcattttatttttgtttgtttttttcaatAACTAATTCGAATTGACtgtgaataaattaaaagtatttCTATTTAAAAAGATTTGGCTAACTttgatcattaaaaaaaaaaaataataataaaaaaatttataaaatagtaaGAGTGGAGACATGTGGTTGCCGTACCATTGAGTTTGGTAAGGGTGAGAAGTAGTGCAATTAGTGAAAAAGTTTGAAATTtgggtatattttattttaattttaaaaaaaggaacttttaaccaaaaaattttaatttggaaAATGATAGTTAAATAATTATGGATTTTGTGAATTTGTGGATGGTGTTATCCGTTTTATCGTAGGAAAAGAATGTTGTTTCTTACATTTATGAAAAGTCAAATCTGTTGTTCTAGATTTGGTGCTCCACCTACACTAcctttataaaaatttatcattttatgaaaagagttaaaattaataaaaataaaataaaaagtcaatATATTGTGAAGGTGGTGTATGGTGAAACACCAAATTTAGAACAACAAATTTGAGCTCGATAATATGTGTTTCCAAACATGAAGACATTGATTCCAAATTTTTTACATTCTTCAAATAGTTGTTAAGGTAGTGTTAGTGACAATTTTGTTCCAGTTTGGATCGGCTGATCTTTGGTATTATTCCTTTCAATatgttcatttaaaaaaatggttttgaattaaattttgaatttatattaactaacatgtatcccgtgcatttgcacgagtaataatataaaacaccgtgaaaaaatattacggtaaaaattttatggcgggtcaacccacaatccgacccaagtatccatttactctcacatatattcaaattaaccacagctctcgacccgggcactttaaaaattaagcatcattatatatatagatagattaattagttaaaaagttgaacttatattgttaaaatgtcacgcgtttatcaaattttgggttgactttaaaatataaattgttattagcctagttggttaaaaggttgtacttgttttgttagattgaaagttcgaaccatatttatagcatttttaattttatttttaaccgttttaagtttatgggcgggtcaacccacaatccgacccaagtatccatttactctcacatatatccaaattaaccacagctctcgacccgacaaatcggacactttaaaaattaagcatcattatatatatatagagagagattagttagttaaaaagttgaacttatattgttaaaatgtcacgcgtttatcaaattttgggttgaatttaaaatataaattgttattagcttagttggttaaacggttgtacttgttttgttaggttgaaagttcgaaccatatctatagtatttttaattttatttttaaccgttttaagtttatgggcgggtcaacccacaatccgacccaagtatccatttactctcacatatatccaaattaaccacagctctcgacccgacaaatcggacactttaaaaattaagcatcattatatatatatatagattagttagttaaaaagttgaacttatattgttaaaatgtcacgcgtttatcaaattttgggttgaatttaaaatataaattgttattagtctagttggttaaaagattgtacttgttttgttaggttgaaagttcgaaccatatctatagcatttttaattttatttttaaccgttttaagtttatggacgggtcaacccacaatccgacccaagtatccatttactctcacatatatccaaattaaccacagctctcgacccagcaatccggacactttaaaaattaagcatcattatatatatagattagttagttaaaaagttgaacttatattgttaaaatgtcacgcgtttatcaaattttgggttgaatttaaaatataaattgttattagcctagttggttaaaaggttgtacttattttgttaagttgcaagttcgaaccatacctatagcatttttaattttatttttaaccgttttaagtttatgggcgggtcaacacacaatccgacccaagtatccatttactctcacatatatccaaattaaccacagttctcgacccggcaatccggacactttaaaaattaagcattattatatatatatagatatgagaaaatattaataaatttataaaaatatataattaaattatgtttgaaaatattatcttatctaaattaatatttgaataatattcttacataaaaaaaaaaatataaaacaaatttattaatttatcttgtGCATAGAAAAGTTTAATATGCAGCCAAACAAAAAGTAATATGggtagaatataatataatatatcggtaagatattatcacaatataataaattttgataatatcaatattttattaaatttttttttatcaatttagttATGTAAAATATAATCACAATACGATAAATTGTGATAACAtcactattatattatattattttccttaaaaatttaatctaatGTCTATATATTAGACATAACATATGTAACtctatgacatattatttaacaattttatttcttataataagtTATCTATgacaaagaaattaatattataatataatataatattgatattatagcaatttattatattgtgtTAATATGttaaagatatattatattatattatattttataatatttgaattactattttcttattcttaatattttattttgttgcgatttttttatataaaaaatggacAACTTAAACTCTATAACTTATTGTAGCTTATGTACCAAACATGGTTCTTGTGAcactaatttaatttagtttagtttGAACACAagacttttttctttttataaaaccCTAAACACAAGCTTGAATTTCAAAGAGAAATTTAAACTTAGTAGGTtcattcacatttaaatttgattattataattttaagcaAATACACTATCATCTAAAGTTGCATAAACACATCTACgtgttttgtttggttttgaaAGTAAGTTTCAATTAATTTGGTAATTTTGacgaaatttaaaatatcataccctttaaaaaaaaaaattgccaTGAAAATTgcatttaatgatattttatttttattttgaaggataaaatattttcattagcCAAAGATACAATAATGATGGTTGAACattcaaacaatttaaaaaaaataattattacaagtTATGACTTTAGTTATCATAATACAACATATCAATGTtacaaatgtaaaaaaaaaagtgattattcaattttgtaattctatagtacttattttattttgagctCAATTCTTAGTTATTAATAACCTTCTCaattttattagtattaataaatattttttattttatttttttaatatgtattttatgggtttttgtacattttatttgaattgttctTCATTTCATTATAGTTCTTTAGATAATTAAGCATTATAGAAACAAtgctcattatttttttaatcaagatatgttttaaataagatTCAAAATTAAAACCATAGTTTAATAAACCATTCGACTAAACCTCTTAATCTCATCACTAAGTTATCTATGTGAGCTAATCGACAAAACTCTCATATTCACTAAATTTGTCTTCCGGATAAACTTGTactatttttacttttttcatTCTCgctcatattttttatttttatttatatgtaacgGTTGCTTTATTAGATTCTCcggattataataatatttctacAAATAAACCGTTCACATTTTCTTAAACTGATATTTTACAACACGTGTTTATCGATCCGTATAAATgtgaatattttaagaaaacaaaacaatagTTTATTTACGTTAAAGttgttattttagtttaaaacaaaccatccaaaaaaactaaattaatataaatgatttaatcaAAGAAGATTATGGGATTAGAATGGTGATTGAAATtgaatgttattaattaattgaatataaaacAACCTATTAGAATTGCTAAAAATGAAGTGTACGTATGTACTCGTTTAAGAATTAACATACGATTTTACtccaaaaagaaaataaaatggtacctaaaaacatttaatctataaaccaaacaaacttattaatttaatttctgaATTTAGTCACTGAAAACTTTGCAACATTTAGCAAAAAAAGAGGCCCATAAAGCAACCATCTTTATAGTTTCACTTATGTATCACGTCTCTAGCTATCTCCTAagttcttgtttgattttttttatcgaaaatatattaatacccttttaagtatttttaccaAATAAGAAAAACCCACgttctcaaaattattatttttaaataaacctatACCAAACATGTCCTTATAGGATTAGTATTTATGAGAAGAAGGTGTTTGTTCTGTTCTTCCAATGTTCTTTCTTGAACATAACTAAATTCTTCAATTCTCCAATTTCAGAAACAACCCATATATCTTCTTCTGTAATGTGtatatttgaattgaattgaattatgtTTCTTTTTCCTAGATCTacaataaaagaagaagaaattcaaAGAATGGATACTAGAGGGAAATCTTCTTCTAATGGAAAGGATGGAGATGGGATAGTTTTATTACCAGGGTTTCGATTTCATCCTATGGATGAAGAACTTATTACTCATTACTTGTCTCCGAAAGTAATTGACAGAGATTTCACTGCTATAGCCATTGGTGATGTTGATCTTAACCAAGTTGAACCATGGGATTTGCCTAGTAAGAAtgtttctttgttttgttttgttttggtttggtttggtttggtttggtttggtttggtttggttttggCTTACTTTTGGTGTGTGTTTTGGGGATGAAGGGAAAGCGAAAATGGGTGAAAAGGAATGGTATTTCTTCTGTTTGAGGGATAAGAAATACCCAACTGGTTTGAGAACAAACAGAGCAACTGCTGCTGGTTATTGGAAGGCGACAGGAAAAGACAAGGAGATTTTAGGGGGACAACATCAATCCATCATAGGAATGAAGAAAACTCTTGTGTTCTACAAAGGAAGAGCACCCAAAGGTGAGAAAACCAATTGGGTCATGCATGAATACAGATTGGAAGGAGAACATTCTCTTCAGAATCTTCCTAAATATGTTAAggtaaatttgtaataataccCATAAATGAATTTCATAACTTGATTCATTTCTGAATTCTGACAAACATTTTCTTGGTAGAATGATTGGGTGATTAGTAGAGTTTTTCAGAAAAATTCATCTGGGAAGAAAATACCATATTCTCATCCAACACATGTGCCCTGCTTCTCCAAACTTATGGAAGTTCAAGGAATCTGTTCGTCTTCAAATTCTATGATGAACCCACCACCGATGAATTCGATGTATACATCGACATCGAATCCTGTTCAGAATTGGTCGAATCTGCAATACCCGAGTCTGGTTATGAACATTGAGATGAACAATGTGAATGGTATCAGTGCAAACTATGTTGAAAAGAATGAGGTGGAAAATGGAGGAGTTAGAAATGATGATGATCGTGATGATGTTAAGATGAATTTGAGTGGACAATTGGATCTTGATCGAATGTGGTTTCGTTACTGAGATgctcaattatatatatatatatattatattgcaATGTTGGAacatattactattattatctACTAATATTATGTATTTGTACTTGAAtctattattgttattattaagtATTACAAACAAGATGAACATTGAATATTGTTAATATactttgttatatatatatattatataatttgtttttgaattttaaaagttgGTATgtataagttaatattattatttttaaatgatttgaataTATTCATACTAGGTGGGTCATAGTTTTCTTTTCTATGCCTTATTTCAAAACtttgttatatttttgtaaattattagtttaaaaatgggGGACAATGCATTAGTTTATTATCGCTAAAGGTTAATAAAGACAGTAGTTTTATCTATTACTCATTGTTATTTTTCCGTTAATAATTGTTTATCGTTCActatcatttctttctttttcttttttttttgttaaataataggGACGGAAATAATGAAGAACAACCTGTAATTCCTTTTCTTACTCAATTTAGATgctatttacttttatataaatttggcagtaggttgatttttttattttcgttAGAACACGGTTCTGTTTTTCTCATTCGGAGTGCGATTAATTCTCACGGGTTAAGCACATATTCCGCAAATCTAATTAACCAATTTAACATATAAGCGGAACTTGTCGTCTGACAGgttcgaacccaggacctcagaAAGGCCGGTGAGCTAGGGTATTCATTTCTTTTATCGTAAACTAGAGGGGATGTAGTAGGTTTagtatatttgtatttaatatatgtatatatataataaactgcATTCTAATGTactttattacaaaataattttaagttgttTGAATAATGAACAACTTTCAGATATCAAATGTTCAAGAGATGATATCAAGattattaattgaatatttaaatcattgcttaatcttttaatataaattttaacaaaagtaTGATGAACTTTATTAACATaactttattatttcaacaaaaataagttGATATTTAGATCTCTATACTTTGGGTTGTTTTGGGATATTATTTGGTCAatgatttgttttgaaatagaTTATAATAGATACTCTAATTAATAGGATGTTAgagttcttttttaattttcttcttaACCATTTAATGCAAACTATGATAAGAATGTATTAATCATAGAGATACAATCAATTTTGAAGAtgttaataaaatgaaatttacaaaattataatgcAGAAAAGGTATGTTTTGAATCAATAATAATTCTGGGTGGTGggttatttttgtaatattatacATAAGATGGAAGCTTGATGATAACATGAATATCATTTGTTGGTTGAATTGTTCAATAATTAACATTGTGATTAGGCttcttaaacttattttatattattaagtatgAAACCAATTATTCTTGTTTGAtggttacaaaaaaaattagggtatatatttttgacattactcactaattttttaaatattttaatttaatacattatttttatttaattttaaaaaatagcagtttatctttattcatttaagttttcGTTGTTTTTGTAAGTTCACCTCAAGTTTTTTTCAAAGCACGCCCCTAACTTGGATTTCTGGATCCGTTTTAGAGTTATTCTAACTTTCTATAGCGACAACTTAATAgttcaattaaaaaaagttaaatttatagcGAAAACTTAATAGTTCAATTaacaaaagttaaatttataagtatagaTATGTTGAAAAAGAATTGAAGGAtggtttcaaaattaaaatataaatgaaaaaaaggaaGTTGGTGGCAAAAGATTGATAAAATTCACCAACTAATGTATAAAGTGAGTCAAACTAATTTATTCAATCAgtttttttcttacttaatttgacccttaaaaaaaataatttgttagaaGCTGAATTATTCACATTAATCaattaacatattaatatatattttttgggtaTGAAAATACTTTATTATATCCTTTGTTAGACAGTTAGTTTGACTTTAATACCTTGTATTTAGCCAAATTAACTTACAGTTTATCATTTTAAACTTCTTTTAgaatatctttatatttttatttttattttgaaaatcaaaattatatattaaataatctttatatattatgatgTTTAATTATAGTCAACCATTTCATTTACATCCacacattttaatttctttttataggTTGTCTCCCACCAATTCTTAAAACCTTAATATCAAACTtcaattgattttataattgagTATCATTTTCAATACAAACTTTTAACTTCATTACAAGAAAATATATAGCATGGTCAACAATCAACAtgacttttaattattatttttaacttaaatttattatcctaatttaaattaaaatattttcaataaaaatatatattttagtgttTTAACTTATGTACCATAAAGACCTTAGACATAAGTCTAGTTTTTCACAATTGACTTGACTCAAGTCTAATTTCAATTCCagacatttatttattaattttttagaacGTTAAGTTTCGTACATaaaaacacacttaatcatttaaccaggtGCATAATTTatcgtctgacgggctcgaacccagacCTCAAATAGACGGAGGATATTCACCTCTAATTTTTTCACGATTGGCTCAGCAACTAGGAATAGAACTCTCTAAATAAACCAGAATTATCTTTATCGCTCCAAGTCAAACAATGCGAAAATCACAATGATCCAAgttcaaaaaaaagaaaatgtaagTATCATTAAAATGTTACCAAATAATTAGTTAATCAAGTATCCATATTATAACCAAATTGAAAACAATAACCAAAACTaccaatttgtttttttattatataggaTGATAGCATGACTCCATATCAACTTAAGTAGCTTGAAGATATTCGAACTCGTGACATTCGGTCTCTTACAAAACACTCTTGTCACTTGAGCCATCAAACCTCGACAATACAATTCAAATGACTATGAAATCAACAAAACCAAAACCGTCTGATTAGCATGTTTTTGTTTCGATCATGTTCGCCTA is part of the Impatiens glandulifera chromosome 1, dImpGla2.1, whole genome shotgun sequence genome and encodes:
- the LOC124912682 gene encoding NAC domain-containing protein 79-like, producing MDTRGKSSSNGKDGDGIVLLPGFRFHPMDEELITHYLSPKVIDRDFTAIAIGDVDLNQVEPWDLPRKAKMGEKEWYFFCLRDKKYPTGLRTNRATAAGYWKATGKDKEILGGQHQSIIGMKKTLVFYKGRAPKGEKTNWVMHEYRLEGEHSLQNLPKYVKNDWVISRVFQKNSSGKKIPYSHPTHVPCFSKLMEVQGICSSSNSMMNPPPMNSMYTSTSNPVQNWSNLQYPSLVMNIEMNNVNGISANYVEKNEVENGGVRNDDDRDDVKMNLSGQLDLDRMWFRY